The following are from one region of the Serinus canaria isolate serCan28SL12 chromosome 8, serCan2020, whole genome shotgun sequence genome:
- the TPR gene encoding nucleoprotein TPR isoform X5: protein MAAVLQQVLERAELAKLPRAVQGKLERFLGDQQGEIDGLRARHERFKVDSEQQYFEVEKRLAQSQERLVNETQECQTLREELKKLHEQLKVINEKNKELEAAQDRNTAVQSQLIREKEELEAEKRDLVRTTERRSQEVEHLNEDVKRLNEKLTEANTEKAKLQLKLDELQTSDVSMKYREKRLEQEKELLQNQNTWLNAELKAKTDELLHTAREKGNEILELKCSLENKKEEVSRMEEQVNTLKQSNENLQKHVEELLNKLKEAKEQQTSMEERFHNELNAHMKLSNLYKSAADDSEAKSNELTGAVEELHKLLKEAGEANKAAQEHLAEVEESKATMEKELREKISKLEKELENANDLLSATKRKGAILSEEELAAMSPTAAAVAKVVKPGMKLTELYNAYVETQDQLHMEKLENRRINKYLDEIVQEVEAKAPILKRQREEYERSQKAVASLSAKLEQAMKEIHRLQDSADQANKHASFFERESQRLEVRVKDLSQQICVLLMELEEARGNHVIRDEAVSSADISSSSEVITQHLVSYRNIQELQQQNQRLLVALRELGEAREKEEQETTSSKISELQSQLDEALSELQQLRESRQHQLQLVESIIRQRDMFRILLTQTTGAVIPLQASGMLPEEICLTSTPKRPNLPQSMATSAPVSMSESVETVEAKAALKQLQEVFENYKKEKAENDKLLNEQNEKLQEQVTDLRSQNAKISTQLEFASKRYEMLQDNVEGYRREITSLHERTQKLTATTQKQEQIINTMTQDLRGANEKLAVAEVRAENLKKEKDILKMSDVRLTQQRDSLLVEQRGQNLLLTNLRTIQGILERSETETKQRLNNQIEKLEREISQLKKKLESEVEQRHSLTKNQEVHILDLKRQLETETNRHINTKELLKNAQKENAMLKQQLNNTEAQLTSQSSQRPPGKGQPSTNEDVDDLVSRLRQAEEQVNDLRERLKTSSSNVEQYRAMVLSLEESLNKEKQVTEEVRTTVEARLKESSEYQAQLEKKLMESEKEKQELQEEKRKAVENMEQQLSELKKSLSAVQSEVQEALQRASTALNNEQQARRDCQEQAMMASEAQNKYERELMLHAADVEALQAIKEQVAKNAAVRQQLEEAAQKAESELLESKASWEERERMIKDEASKLASRCEDLEKQNRLLHEQLESMSNKMVTSMKEAIPTAANVSLSEEGKSQEQILEILRFIRREKEIAETRFEVAQVESLRYRQRVEHLERELQELQDSLNAEREKVQVTAKTIAQHEELMKKTETMNILIETNKMLREEKERLEQELQQIQAKVRKLEADILPLQESNAELSEKSGMLQAEKKLLEEDVKRWKARTQHLLSQQKDTDLEEYRKLLSEKEANAKRVQQMSEETGRLKAEVARTNASLTTSQNLVQNLKDEVTKIRTEKDTLQKELDAKVADIQEKVKTITQVKKIGRRYKTQYEELKAQHDKMVAESSTLPLAEPQEDQVSPQEVQELKDTLSQAEVKTKNLETQVESLQKTITEKETEVRNLQEQIMQLQAELARFHQDLQEKTTQEEQLRQQITEKEEKTRKTLLAAKQKIAQLAGTKEQLTKENEEWKQKSSSLEEQKTELEVRMSALKSQYEGRICRLERELREQQERHHEQRDEPPESTNKVPEQQRQISLKSTPASGERGIASTSDPPTANIKPTPVVSTPSKVTAAAMAGNKSTPRASIRPMVTPATVTNPTTTPTATVMPTTQVETQEAMQSEGPVEHVPVFGSASGSVRSTSPNVQTSLPQPILTVQQQTQATAFVQPTQQSHAQIEPAAQEPAPPIVEVVQSSQIERPSTSTAVFGTVSATPTSSLSKRSREEEEDNTVENSDQISEETVDAPTSKKLRIMQRVGPEEEVTAEESTDGEVEAQTYNQDSQDSIGEDGQSKRDDVIVIDSDDEDDDDEENEGEQEDYDDEEEEDEDDDEDTGMGDEGDDSNEGTGSADGNDGYEADDAEGADGTDPGTETEESMGGAESNQRAADSQNSGEGSTSAAESTFAHESLPSASSERQGPRPPQSPRRPPHPLPPRLTIHAPPQELGPPVQRIQMTRRQSVGRGLQLTPGIGGMSLFFQQQHFFDDEDRTVPSTPTLVVPHRTDGFAEAIHSPQVAGVPRFRFGPPEDMPQTSSSHSDLGQLASQGGLGMYETPLFLAHEEESGGRSVPTTPLQVAAPVTVFTESASADASEHASQSVPMVTTSTGSLSTTTEPGAGDDADEVFAEAESEGITSEAGLEIDSQQEEESVQASDESDLPSTSQDPPSSSSADTSSTQPKSLRRVRLQPPTLRTGVRGRQFNRQRGVTHAMGGRGGLNRGNIS from the exons TACCGGGAGAAGAGGCTGGAGcaagagaaggagctgctgcagaaccaGAACACATGGCTGAATGCTGAGCTGAAAGCCAAAACAGATGAACTGCTCCATACTGCCAGGGAGAAAGGCAATGAAATCTTGGAGCTCAAATGCAGTCTGGAGAACAAAAAGGAGGAG GTTTCCAGAATGGAGGAGCAGGTGAACACCTTGAAACAGTCCAATGAAAACCTCCAGAAGCATGTTGAAGAACTTTTGAATAAACTGAAGGAG GCAAAAGAGCAGCAGACAAGCATGGAAGAGAGATTCCACAATGAACTGAATGCCCACATGAAATTATCCAACTTGTATAAG AGTGCTGCTGATGACTCAGAGGCAAAGAGCAATGAGCTGACAGGAGCAGTGGAAGAGCTGCACAAGCTCCTGAAGGAAGCAGGGGAAG CTAATAAAGCAGCCCAGGAGCATTTGGCTGAAGTGGAGGAATCAAAAGCCAccatggaaaaggagctgaGAGAGAAGATCAGtaagctggagaaggagctggagaacGCCAATGATTTACTGTCGGCTACGAAGCGCAAAG GAGCCATCCTGtctgaggaggagctggcagccatgtctcccactgctgcagcagtggccaAAGTGGTCAAGCCTGGAATGAAGTTAACTGAG CTGTACAATGCCTACGTAGAAACTCAGGATCAGTTGCATATGGAAAAGCTGGAGAATAGGAGAATCAATAAATATTTGGATGAAATAGTGCAGGAAGTAGAAGCCAAAGCCCCAATCTTAAAACGTCAGCGTGAAGAATATGAGCGTTCCCAAAAAGCTGTTGCAAGTCTGTCTGCAAAACTTGAACAAGCTATGAAG GAGATCCATCGCCTGCAGGACAGCGCTGACCAGGCCAACAAACACGCCTCCTTCTTTGAGAGGGAGAGCCAGAGACTGGAGGTGCGAGTGAAGGATCTCTCCCAGCAG ATCTGTGTGCTGTTAATGGAACTGGAAGAAGCCAGAGGCAACCACGTGATCCGTGATGAAGCAGTGAGCTCTGCTGacatcagcagctcctctgaagTGATCACTCAGCACCTGGTCTCCTACAGAAATATCCAAGAACTTCAGCAGCAGAATCAGCGTCTCCTGGTGGCTCTTCGGGAGCTGGGGGAggcaagagaaaaagaggagcaAGAAACAACATCGTCTAA gatctctgagctgcagagccagctggacGAGGCTCtcagtgagctgcagcagctgcggGAGTCGcggcagcaccagctgcagctcgTGGAGTCCATCATCCGCCAGCGGGACATGTTCCGCATCCTGCTCACCCAGACCACGGGGGCCGTCATTCCTCTGCAAG CTTCAGGTATGTTGCCAGAGGAGATCTGTCTTACATCTACTCCAAAGCGCCCGAATTTACCTCAGTCCATGGCAACTTCTGCTCCAGTGTCCATGAGTGAGTCTGTGGAGACTGTGGAGGCCAAGGCTGCTCTTAAACAG TTACAGGAAGTTTTTGAGAactataaaaaagaaaaggcagagaatgACAAGCTCCTGAATGAACAGAATGAAAAGCTTCAGGAGCAGGTCACAGACTTGAGGTCACAAAATGCCAAGATATCCACACAGCTGGAATTTGCCTCCAAACG GTACGAGATGCTGCAGGATAACGTGGAAGGCTATCGCCGGGAAATCACCTCCCTGCACGAGAGAACTCAGAAGCTCACAGCGACCACTCAGAAGCAGGAGCAGATCATTAACACCATGACTCAGGACCTGAGGGGAGCTAATGAAAAACTGGCAGTGGCAGAG GTGAGAgcagaaaacttgaaaaaagagaaggataTCCTGAAGATGTCAGATGTGCGCCTGACTCAGCAGCGTGACTCTCTGCTGGTTGAACAAAGAGGACAGAACTTGCTGCTCACTAATTTGAGAACAATTCAG GGAATACTCGAAAGATCTGagacagaaacaaagcagagacTCAATAATCAGATAGAAAAGCTTGAACGTGAGATATCTCAGCTGAAGAAGAAACTGGAAAGTGAGGTGGAACAAAGACATTCCCTTACCAAGAATCAGGAG GTTCATATCCTGGACCTGAAGAGGCAGCTGGAGACGGAGACCAATCGTCACATCAACACAAAGGAGCTCCTGAAGAATGCCCAGAAGGAAAACGCCAtgctgaaacagcagctgaacaacACTGAGGCCCAGCTCACATCCCAGTCCTCACAACGGCCTCCAGGGAAAG GTCAGCCTAGTACAAATGAAGATGTGGATGATCTTGTGAGTCGTCTGAGACAAGCTGAGGAGCAAGTCAATGACTTGAGAGAGAGGCTCAAGACTAGTTCCAGTAATGTGGAGCAGTACAGGGCCATGGTTCTTAGCCTGGAGGAATCCCTCaataaggaaaaacaa GTGACAGAGGAAGTTCGTACAACAGTTGAAGCTCGTCTGAAGGAGTCTTCAGAATATCAGGCACAACTGGAAAAGAAGTTGATGgagtcagaaaaagaaaaacaagaactGCAGGAGGAGAAGCGCAAAGCTGTGGAGAACATGGAGCAGCAG CTTTCAGAACTGAAGAAGAGTCTGTCAGCTGTGCAGTCAGAAGTTCAGGAAGCTCTTCagagagccagcacagctctgaataATGAACAACAGGCCAGGAGGGACTGCCAGGAACAA GCAATGATGGCTTCTGAAGCTCAGAACAAATATGAGCGGGAGTTGATGCTTCATGCTGCCGATGTGGAGGCACTACAGGCTATCAAAGAGCAAGTCGCCAAGAATGCAgctgtgaggcagcagctggaggaggctgctcAGAAAGCAGAGTCTGAGCTCCTGGAATCCAAAGCCTcctgggaagagagagagagaatgattAAG GATGAAGCTTCAAAACTTGCATCCCGCTGTGAGGATCTGGAGAAACAAAATCGATTATTAcatgagcagctggagagcatGAGCAATAAGATGGTGACTTCCATGAAAGAAGCCATCCCAACTGCAGCAAATGTTTCTCTCAGTGAGGAAGGCAAATCCCAGGAACAAATCCTAGAAATTCTTAG GTTTATCCGTCGGGAGAAGGAGATTGCAGAGACGAGGTTTGAGGTGGCACAGGTGGAGAGTCTGCGGTACCGCCAGAGAGTGGAGCACCTGGAGagggagctccaggagctgcaggacagcctcAACGCTGAGAGGGAGAAGGTGCAG GTAACAGCAAAAACCATTGCACAACATGAAGaattaatgaagaaaactgAGACCATGAACATACTCATAGAAACCAACAAGATGttaagggaagagaaggaaaggctggagcaaGAGCTACAGCAGATACAAGCAAAG GTACGCAAGCTCGAGGCAGACATCCTGCCCCTGCAAGAGTCCAATGCTGAGCTCAGTGAGAagagtgggatgctgcaggctgAGAAGAAGCTCTTGGAAGAGGATGTTAAACGCTGGAAAGCCCGGACTCAG CACTTACTGAGCCAGCAGAAGGACACTGATCTCGAAGAGTATCGAAAGCTGCTCTCTGAGAAGGAGGCAAATGCCAAGCGTGTCCAACAGATGAGTGAAGAAACAGGCAGGCTTAAAGCAGAAGTTGCCAG AACTAATGCATCCTTGACTACAAGCCAGAATCTTGTTCAGAACCTGAAGGATGAAGTAACtaaaataagaacagaaaaggacACTTTGCAGAAAGAACTGGATGCTAAAGTGGCTGACATAcaggaaaaagtgaaaactATAACACAGGTCAAGAAAATCGGTCGCAGGTACAAAACTCAGTATGAGGAGCTGAAAGCACAGCATGATAAG ATGGTTGCTGAATCATCAACTCTGCCTTTGGCAGAACCACAAGAAGACCAAGTTTCTCCCCAGGAAGTACAAGAGCTAAAAGACACTCTCAGTCAAGCTGAAGTGAAGACAAAGAATTTGGAGACTCAGGTTGAAAGTTTACAAAAG ACAAtaacagaaaaggaaactgaAGTTAGAAATCTCCAGGAGCAAATAATGCAGCTACAGGCAGAACTGGCCCGTTTCCATCAAGATCTACAAGAGAAGACTACACAGGAAGAGCAGCTCAGGCAACAGATcacagagaaggaggagaaaacaagGAAGACCTTGCTTGCAGCCAAGCAGAAAATTGCACAGTTAGCTG GTACAAAAGAGCAGCTCACAAAGGAGAATGAGGAGTGGAAGCAgaagagcagctccctggaggagcagaagaCGGAGCTGGAGGTGCGGATGAGCGCCCTGAAGTCCCAGTACGAGGGGCGGATCTGCCGCCTGGAGAGGGAGCTCCGGGAGCAGCAGGAGCGGCACCACGAGCAGCGTGATGAGCCCCCAGAGTCCACAAACAAG GTCCCAGAACAGCAGAGGCAAATCTCACTCAAGTCTACTCCAGCTTCAGGTGAAAGAGGAAT TGCCAGCACTTCAGATCCCCCAACAGCAAACATTAAACCAACTCCTGTTGTGTCAACTCCCAGTAAAGTGACTGCTGCTGCAATGGCTGGGAATAAGTCTACTCCAAGAGCCAGCATCCGTCCCATGGTGACACCTGCCACAGTCACCAATCCCACCACTACCCCCACAGCCACAGTGATGCCAACAACACAGGTGGAGACTCAGGAAG CCATGCAGTCGGAAGGACCCGTGGAGCATGTCCCGGTGTTCGGGAGTGCCAGCGGCTCCGTGCGCTCCACCAGCCCCAACGTGCAgacctccctgccccagcccatccTGACTGTGCAGCAGCAGACTCAGGCCACTGCCTTTGTGCAGCCCACCCAGCAAAGCCACGCTCAGATCGAgcctgcagctcaggagccaGCACCTCCCATCGTGGAGGTGGTGCAGAGCTCCCAGATAGAGAGACCCTCCACCTCCACCGCCGTGTTTGGCACAG TTTCAGCTACCCCCACTTCCTCACTGTCAAAACGCTCCcgagaggaagaggaggacaACACTGTGGAGAACTCAGACCAGATCTCTGAGGAAACAGTGGATGCACCTACCTCAAAGAAACTGAGAATCATGCAGAGAGTTGGGCCTGAG GAGGAAGTGACAGCAGAAGAGAGCACTGATGGAGAGGTGGAGGCACAAACATACAATCAAGACTCACAAGACTCCATTGGAGAA GATGGCCAGTCCAAGAGGGATGATGTGATTGTAATTGATagtgatgatgaagatgatgacgatgaagaaaatgaagggGAGCAGGAA GATTATGatgatgaggaagaggaggatgaggatgatgatgaagaCACAGGGATGGGAGATGAAGGTGATGACAGCAATGAAGGAACTGGTAGTGCTGATGGCAATGATGGATATGAAGCAGATGATGCTGAG GGTGCTGATGGTACAGATCCTGGAACAGAGACTGAAGAGAGCATGGGAGGAGCTGAAAGCAACCAGAGGGCAGCAGATTCCCAAAACAGTG GAGAAGGGAGCACGAGTGCTGCAGAGTCCACGTTTGCCCACGAGAGCCTGCCATCGGCATCGTCCGAGCGCCAGGGCCCGCGGCCCCCGCAGTCCCCGCGGAGGCCCCCGCACCCTCTGCCCCCACGGCTCACCATCCACgcccctccccaggagctggggccCCCAGTGCAG AGAATCCAGATGACTCGAAGACAGTCTGTGGGGCGAGGGCTCCAGCTGACCCCTGGGATAGGTGGAATG tctctttttttccagcagcagcatttctttgaTGATGAGGACAGAACAGTTCCAAGCACACCAACTCTTGTAGTTCCACATCGTACAGATGGATTTGCAGAAGCCATTCA TTCCCCGCAGGTAGCTGGAGTTCCTCGCTTCAGATTTGGGCCCCCTGAAGATATGCCACAAACCAGCTCCAGTCACTCTGATCTTGGGCAGCTGGCATCACAAGGAG GTTTAGGGATGTATGAAACCCCACTGTTCCTTGCCCACGAGGAGGAATCAGGGGGTCGTAGTGTCCCCACAACACCGTTACAAGTGGCAGCACCGG TGACGGTGTTCACAGAGAGTGCCTCGGCCGACGCCTCGGAGCACGCGTCCCAGTCCGTGCCCATGGTCACCACCTCCACCGGCAGCCTGTCCACCACCACCGAGCCCGGCGCCGGTGACGATGCCGACGAGGTCTTCGCAGAGGCAGAGTCTGAGGG CATTACTTCAGAAGCAGGTCTAGAAATTGATAGCCAGCAAGAAGAAGAATCTGTTCAAGCATCTGATGAGTCAGATCTTCCTTCAACTAGTCAGGATCCTCCTTCGAGTTCATCTGCAG ACACGAGTAGCACTCAGCCCAAGTCCCTGCGCCGGGTCCGGCTGCAGCCACCGACACTGAGGACGGGCGTGCGTGGCCGGCAGTTCAACAGGCAGAGGG GTGTAACTCATGCCatgggaggcagaggaggccTGAACAGAGGAAACATTAGTTAA